ACCGACACCATCGCCATAATCGGCGGCTGGATTGTTTCCCATTTCATCGTGCATGTTTCCGATGCTTTGTACTGGACGAACGTGAAGCAGAAGCTGACCTACGGCAATCTATTGGTGGGAATGACCAAGCCGTTCGTTTTCGGCATCATCATCGCCATCGTCGGCTGCTATAAAGGTTTTTCGTCCGAAGGGGGAACGCGGGGGGTCGGGCAGGCCACGCGCGAGGCCGTAGTGATTTCCTCGATTACGATTCTGGTGGCGGAGTTTATGATGACCAAAGGGCTTTTCGCCATTTTGGGTTGGTGATGAGGGCTGGCCGCAAAGCATAGGGTGCAACCGAGAGAAGTCGATATTTATAATGCAGGCCCGGTCTTCGTTCCGGACGGGCACAGGAGAAAATGATCACGCTGAAAAATATCAATTTGTCGTTGGGGGGGCGGCTCATCCTGAAGAACATCAATTTTTCCGTGGCGAAAGGGGAAACGAAGGTTATTTTAGGCCCTTCCGGCTCCGGAAAGTCCTCGATTCTAAAGATTATACTGGGGCTCTGGCGGCCGGATTCGGGACGGGTAGTCATCGACGGCAAGGAGATGTCCGGCGCGACAAACGAAGAATGGGACGAAGCGCGGTACCATATTGGAATGATTTTTCAGGAAGGGGCGCTTTTCGATTCGCTTACCGTGGGGGAAAACGTCGGCTATTGGCTTTTTGAGCACACCAAAATGTCGGAAGAGGAGATTGAAGTGCGGGTGCGGCGGGCCTTGAGCGAGGTCGGTCTCGACCCGGAAATCATCGACCGGATGCCGGACGAGCTTTCGGGCGGAATGCGTCGGCGGGTGGCCATCGCAAGAGCTTTGGCTTCGCTCGAACCGAAAATTATGCTTTACGATGAACCGACCACCGGGCTGGACCCTTTGGCTGTTGATACCATTTTGGACCAGATCAATTCCCTACAGCAGCGCAAGGAGGTCACCTCGCTGGTGGTTACGCATGACATCTCGGATGCTTTGAAGGTATCCGACCGTTTTATAATGATTGCCGACGGTGAGTTGATTTTTGAAGGAAACTCAAAGGAGTTACGGGATTCCGACCATCCCTTCGTTGCCGGCTTTCTGGCGCCATTCAAAAACACACTTTCGCGTGCTTTGGCCTCCTTTGGGGTGGAGAACGGATGAAGCGGACTGGAGATATTCGCTGGGGGAGTTTGAAGCTTGGAATCGTGGCGCTTGTCGCCATCGGGCTTCTGCTTTGGGCTTCGCTGATGGGCGGGGGAAGCTCGCTTCTGCGCCCCAAGAACACCGTCAAAACCTGGTTTCCCGCCCTGTCCGGTTTGGTTGTCGGCTCGCCGGTCTGGATAAACGGGGTGGAGGTGGGGCAGGTCTCCGATATCGGGCTGGATAAACTGGTTTCCGAGGGGAGAATCGAGGTCTCAATGGCGATAAACCGAAAATACTGGAATTTGCTGCGGCAGGACAGCAAGGCCCGGCTGGGAACGGTCGGTCTCCTGGGAGATAAGTACGTGGAAATTATCGCCGGCACAGCCGGTTCGCCGGAGCTGAAATCAGAGGATTTCATTTTGGGGGAGCGTCCCGTCGATTTGGCCTCCACCCTTTCCTCCACACCGGAGCTTTTGAAAAACGCCGACCGGCTTTTGGTTCGCTTGACCGCCATCGCGGATCAGATTGACGCCGGGCGGGGAAGCGTCGGAAAACTTTTCCGGGACGACCGGTTTTATGTGGAAAGCCGGGATGCGATGGCGCGAGTGAAGGAGCTTTCCGGCAGCTTGAACGAAACGCAGAAAAAAGTGGGAGACCGGCT
The sequence above is drawn from the Verrucomicrobiia bacterium genome and encodes:
- a CDS encoding MlaD family protein — translated: MKRTGDIRWGSLKLGIVALVAIGLLLWASLMGGGSSLLRPKNTVKTWFPALSGLVVGSPVWINGVEVGQVSDIGLDKLVSEGRIEVSMAINRKYWNLLRQDSKARLGTVGLLGDKYVEIIAGTAGSPELKSEDFILGERPVDLASTLSSTPELLKNADRLLVRLTAIADQIDAGRGSVGKLFRDDRFYVESRDAMARVKELSGSLNETQKKVGDRLVSLAANLDSLASAMKGTVEKMDTFFTRVEEGEGSLGLLTSDDKLYREAQETLTEMKRLLADIQKNPKKYVKLSIF
- a CDS encoding ATP-binding cassette domain-containing protein codes for the protein MITLKNINLSLGGRLILKNINFSVAKGETKVILGPSGSGKSSILKIILGLWRPDSGRVVIDGKEMSGATNEEWDEARYHIGMIFQEGALFDSLTVGENVGYWLFEHTKMSEEEIEVRVRRALSEVGLDPEIIDRMPDELSGGMRRRVAIARALASLEPKIMLYDEPTTGLDPLAVDTILDQINSLQQRKEVTSLVVTHDISDALKVSDRFIMIADGELIFEGNSKELRDSDHPFVAGFLAPFKNTLSRALASFGVENG